One region of Bradyrhizobium betae genomic DNA includes:
- the trbL gene encoding P-type conjugative transfer protein TrbL yields the protein MGGTGVIDHFLEVFTRYIDGGFGLLGGEVGFIATTLIVIDVTLAALFWSWGADDDIMARLVKKTLFVGVFAYLISNWNNLARIVFESFAGLGLKASGTGFAVSDLMRPGKVAQTGLDAGRPLLDSISSLMGYWSFFENFIQIACMFFAWALVLLAFFILAIQLFVTLIEFKLTTLAGFVLIPFGLFGKSAFMAERVLGNVISSGIKVLVLAVIIGIGSTLFSEFTSGFNGATPSIDDAMAIVLAALSLLGLGIFGPGIANGLISGGPQLGAGAAIGTGLAAGGVVAAGAAAAGAVVTGGAALAGGAAAAARGGAALAGGASTAYSLGAAGQAGASGVASGLGSVASTGAKAAVSPLKRAAGRAADSLKQSYQAGGQAATEIATGASGAATTATAEAASPGAASSTSDGPPAWAKRMKRSQQMSHGVQAAAHAVRSGDSHGGGSSVNLSESD from the coding sequence ATGGGCGGCACCGGTGTCATCGACCATTTCCTCGAGGTCTTCACTCGCTACATCGACGGAGGATTCGGGCTGCTCGGCGGCGAAGTCGGTTTCATCGCCACCACCTTGATCGTCATCGACGTCACGCTCGCCGCGCTTTTCTGGTCATGGGGCGCCGACGACGACATCATGGCGAGGCTGGTCAAGAAGACGCTCTTCGTCGGTGTCTTCGCCTACCTGATCTCCAACTGGAACAATCTCGCCCGCATCGTCTTCGAGAGCTTCGCGGGCCTCGGCCTGAAGGCTTCGGGAACGGGCTTTGCCGTGAGCGATCTCATGCGCCCCGGCAAGGTGGCGCAGACTGGTCTCGATGCCGGCCGGCCGCTGCTCGACTCCATCTCCAGCCTGATGGGCTACTGGTCGTTCTTCGAGAACTTCATCCAGATCGCCTGCATGTTTTTCGCCTGGGCGCTGGTGCTGCTGGCGTTCTTCATCCTGGCGATCCAGCTCTTCGTCACCCTGATCGAGTTCAAGCTGACCACGCTCGCCGGCTTCGTCCTCATTCCCTTCGGCCTGTTCGGCAAATCGGCGTTCATGGCCGAGCGCGTGCTCGGCAACGTCATCTCCTCCGGCATCAAGGTGCTGGTGCTCGCCGTCATCATCGGCATCGGCTCGACGCTGTTCTCCGAGTTCACCTCGGGCTTCAACGGCGCAACGCCATCGATCGACGATGCCATGGCGATCGTGCTTGCCGCGCTGTCGCTGCTTGGTCTCGGCATCTTCGGTCCCGGCATCGCTAACGGCCTCATCTCCGGTGGCCCGCAGCTCGGCGCCGGCGCGGCCATTGGCACTGGTCTTGCCGCCGGCGGCGTTGTCGCAGCAGGCGCGGCCGCTGCCGGCGCCGTCGTGACAGGCGGCGCTGCACTTGCTGGCGGCGCTGCCGCCGCCGCGCGTGGCGGTGCAGCCCTCGCCGGTGGCGCCTCCACCGCCTACAGCCTCGGCGCGGCCGGCCAGGCCGGCGCATCCGGCGTCGCGTCGGGTCTTGGCAGTGTTGCCAGCACCGGCGCGAAGGCGGCCGTCTCACCGCTGAAGCGCGCAGCCGGTCGTGCCGCCGACAGCCTGAAGCAGAGCTATCAGGCCGGTGGCCAGGCCGCGACGGAGATCGCCACCGGCGCATCCGGTGCTGCGACGACCGCCACCGCGGAGGCCGCATCTCCCGGAGCTGCGTCTTCCACCAGCGACGGGCCGCCGGCCTGGGCGAAACGCATGAAGCGCTCGCAGCAGATGTCCCATGGCGTTCAGGCCGCCGCCCACGCCGTGCGTAGCGGCGACAGCCATGGCGGCGGCTCCTCCGTCAACCTCTCCGAAAGCGACTGA
- the trbG gene encoding P-type conjugative transfer protein TrbG, which produces MTPALRKAAPWSAGLPALLIHVVPVFRKSALPGILLAGSALAGCATHTPPPEISYDNAVPAVQTSDPPAPVRVVELPKPLPLPGQLKPIGKDGKPEPEPSDPAARVNQANAAARVQPVRNGFINSMQVYPFVDGALYQVYASPGQITDIALQPGEQLVGSGPVAAGDTVRWIIGDTESGVGAAKQVHILVKPTRAELMTNLVINTDRRTYHMELRATPSTYMASVSWQYPQDQLIALRRQNSQAEAAQPVSGGIDLARVNFRYEVTGDRAPWRPLRAFDDGKQVFIEFPRGIGQGEMPPLFVVGPEGDTSELVNYRVRGNYMIVDRLFAAAELRFGAGKNQKRVRISRTDGRPAS; this is translated from the coding sequence ATGACGCCCGCACTCCGCAAAGCCGCCCCTTGGAGTGCAGGGCTCCCGGCTTTGCTCATCCACGTAGTTCCGGTTTTCCGCAAATCCGCTTTGCCGGGAATCTTGCTCGCCGGTTCGGCGCTGGCAGGGTGCGCCACTCACACCCCGCCGCCGGAGATTTCCTACGACAATGCGGTGCCGGCTGTGCAGACCTCCGATCCGCCAGCGCCCGTCCGGGTGGTGGAGCTTCCCAAACCGCTCCCGCTGCCTGGTCAGTTGAAGCCCATCGGCAAGGACGGCAAGCCCGAGCCGGAACCGTCCGATCCCGCCGCGCGCGTCAACCAGGCCAATGCCGCAGCGCGCGTCCAGCCCGTCCGCAACGGCTTCATCAACTCGATGCAGGTCTATCCCTTCGTCGATGGCGCGCTCTATCAGGTCTACGCCTCGCCGGGGCAGATCACCGACATCGCGCTTCAGCCCGGCGAGCAGCTCGTCGGCTCCGGTCCTGTCGCCGCTGGCGACACAGTGCGCTGGATCATCGGCGATACCGAGAGCGGCGTTGGCGCGGCCAAGCAGGTCCATATCCTCGTGAAGCCAACGCGGGCCGAGCTGATGACCAATCTCGTCATCAACACCGACCGGCGCACCTATCACATGGAGCTGCGCGCGACGCCATCGACCTATATGGCATCGGTGTCTTGGCAATATCCGCAGGACCAGCTCATCGCGCTGCGCCGCCAGAACAGCCAAGCCGAGGCCGCGCAGCCGGTGTCGGGCGGCATCGATCTCGCCCGTGTCAATTTCCGCTACGAGGTGACCGGCGACCGCGCACCGTGGCGGCCGCTGCGCGCCTTCGATGACGGCAAGCAGGTGTTCATCGAATTCCCCCGCGGCATCGGACAGGGCGAGATGCCGCCCTTGTTCGTGGTCGGACCGGAGGGCGACACCTCCGAGCTGGTGAACTATCGCGTGCGCGGCAACTACATGATCGTCGATCGACTGTTCGCCGCCGCCGAACTGCGGTTCGGCGCGGGCAAGAACCAGAAGCGTGTCCGCATCTCCCGCACCGACGGGAGGCCGGCATCGTGA
- the trbK-alt gene encoding putative entry exclusion protein TrbK-alt has protein sequence MDGKTLARVGAIVFVAVAITATAIEMNRKDVSTDVLATQGRPVTTSDPLAAELLRCSEIGEAGTRDPNCLKAWAENRRRFLGQPAPVSSPSPVAPTTLFPSAPASAAPIHKDSAPADVTGPAMQAEPAQPEVR, from the coding sequence GACGGCAAGACCCTCGCTCGCGTCGGCGCCATCGTCTTCGTCGCGGTCGCCATCACGGCGACCGCGATCGAGATGAACCGCAAGGACGTTTCGACGGACGTCCTCGCGACGCAGGGCCGTCCGGTCACAACATCGGATCCTCTCGCCGCCGAATTGCTTCGTTGTTCCGAGATCGGCGAGGCCGGCACGCGCGATCCCAATTGCCTGAAGGCATGGGCAGAGAACCGGCGCCGCTTCCTCGGCCAGCCGGCCCCCGTTTCATCACCATCGCCGGTTGCGCCGACCACGCTGTTTCCAAGCGCGCCCGCGTCGGCCGCTCCCATCCACAAAGACAGTGCGCCAGCGGACGTGACCGGGCCTGCGATGCAGGCCGAGCCCGCTCAGCCAGAGGTTCGCTGA
- the trbF gene encoding conjugal transfer protein TrbF, translating into MFKRPSTHYGKAPQPETPYQRAAQVWDDRIGSARVQARNWRYMAFGSLALAGGLSAALVWQSANGSIVPWVVQVDRLGQAQAIAPATADYQPNDPQIAFYLARFIEQVRSIPSDAIIVRQNWLRAYDFTTQGGALALNDYARANDPFTKVGKQQIAIEVSSVIRASPSSFRIAWIERRYQDGSLASTERWSAILTVVVQPPRDADTLRKNPLGIYINAINWSKELGQ; encoded by the coding sequence ATGTTCAAGCGACCATCCACCCACTACGGCAAAGCCCCTCAGCCCGAGACTCCCTATCAGCGCGCCGCTCAGGTCTGGGACGATCGCATCGGCTCCGCCCGCGTGCAGGCCCGTAACTGGCGCTACATGGCCTTCGGATCATTGGCCCTCGCGGGCGGCCTTTCGGCCGCGCTGGTCTGGCAGTCCGCCAACGGCTCGATCGTGCCTTGGGTAGTGCAGGTCGACCGGCTCGGCCAGGCGCAGGCGATCGCGCCGGCGACCGCCGACTATCAGCCAAACGATCCGCAAATCGCCTTCTACCTCGCGCGCTTCATCGAGCAGGTCCGCTCGATCCCGTCCGACGCCATCATCGTGCGGCAGAACTGGCTGCGCGCCTACGACTTCACGACACAGGGTGGCGCGCTCGCGCTGAACGATTATGCGCGCGCCAACGACCCCTTCACCAAGGTCGGCAAGCAGCAGATCGCGATCGAAGTGTCGTCGGTGATCCGCGCCTCGCCGTCGAGCTTCCGCATCGCCTGGATCGAGCGACGCTATCAGGACGGCTCACTGGCCTCCACCGAACGCTGGTCCGCGATCCTCACCGTCGTCGTGCAGCCCCCACGCGACGCCGACACGCTGCGGAAGAACCCACTCGGAATCTACATCAACGCCATCAACTGGTCGAAGGAGCTTGGACAATGA